Below is a window of Pseudomonadota bacterium DNA.
CAAGGCCTTGGAGAGCGGCCTGCTACGGCCGAGCGCTCCGGCCTTGCGTCCGCGCCCCGGACTGGCCCGCACGGTGGCCGGCCTGCGCTTCGCGAACCCCATCGGCATCGCCGCCGGTTTCGACAAGGACGGCCGGGTGCCGATGGCCGTGCTGGCCCAAGGCTTCGGGTTCGCCGAGGTGGGCACCAGTACGCCCCGGCCGCAAGCCGGCAATCCGCGCCCGCGAGTCTTCCGGCTGGTGGCCGATGGTGCCCTGATCAATCGCCTGGGCTTCAACAACGAAGGCCACGACGCCTTGGCGGTGCGCCTCGAGCGGCTGCCTGCCAAGGGCGCGCGTCCCGGCGTGATCGGAGTTAATATCGGCGCTAACAAGGATGCCGAAGACCGCATCGCCGACTACGTCCTCGGCGTGCGCCGCTTCGCTGCCCTCGGCGACTACCTCACGATCAATATCTCCTCGCCGAACACCCCAGGCCTACGGGATTTGCAAGGTAAGGAGGCACTCACCCGGCTGCTGAGCGAGTGTCTCGATGCCCGTGAGCAATGCCTCGGCGCTGGTGAGCGCTGCCCGGTGTTGGTCAAGATCGCACCGGACCTGGATGAACAAGGCCTGGAGGACAGCCTCGCGGTGATCGAGGCGAGCGGGGTGGAAGGGGTCATCGTCTCGAACACCACCAACGCCAGGCCTGCCACCTTGCGCGCCGTCGACGCCGTGCGGGAGGAGGCGGGTGGCCTTTCTGGCAAGCCGCTCTTCGAAGCCTCCACCGCCATGCTGCGCACGGTTCGTTC
It encodes the following:
- a CDS encoding quinone-dependent dihydroorotate dehydrogenase, whose amino-acid sequence is MSVSWLPWPLMRPLIFQLSPEEAHELSLKALESGLLRPSAPALRPRPGLARTVAGLRFANPIGIAAGFDKDGRVPMAVLAQGFGFAEVGTSTPRPQAGNPRPRVFRLVADGALINRLGFNNEGHDALAVRLERLPAKGARPGVIGVNIGANKDAEDRIADYVLGVRRFAALGDYLTINISSPNTPGLRDLQGKEALTRLLSECLDAREQCLGAGERCPVLVKIAPDLDEQGLEDSLAVIEASGVEGVIVSNTTNARPATLRAVDAVREEAGGLSGKPLFEASTAMLRTVRSHLGTGVALIGVGGVDCAATAQAKLDAGADLVQLYTGYVYQGPALIGRLLEGLDQP